Proteins from a genomic interval of Thermoanaerobacterium thermosaccharolyticum DSM 571:
- a CDS encoding ABC transporter ATP-binding protein, which translates to MVILKTINLSKVYGKDENKVHALKDININVEKGEFLAIVGPSGSGKSTLLHLLGGLDKPTEGTVEIDGVDIYKLSEDKLAIYRRRNIGFVFQQYNLIPVLNVRENIEMPVRLDKKIPDKEYIDDLIEFLGLTERQRHLPNQLSGGQQQRVAIGRALAAKPSIILADEPTGNLDTKTTGEVMNLIKSSIKKYNQTLVLITHNENIAQSADRILSIVDGEIR; encoded by the coding sequence ATGGTTATATTAAAAACGATAAATCTAAGCAAAGTTTACGGGAAGGACGAAAATAAAGTACACGCACTAAAGGATATAAACATAAATGTAGAAAAAGGTGAATTTTTGGCAATCGTAGGACCAAGCGGAAGTGGAAAATCAACATTGCTCCACTTATTAGGAGGACTTGATAAACCAACAGAAGGAACAGTTGAGATAGATGGTGTGGATATATATAAGCTATCTGAGGACAAATTAGCTATATACAGGAGGAGAAATATAGGATTCGTATTTCAGCAGTACAATTTGATACCAGTATTAAATGTAAGAGAAAATATAGAAATGCCAGTAAGACTAGATAAAAAAATACCAGATAAAGAATATATAGATGATTTGATAGAATTTTTAGGGTTAACAGAAAGACAAAGACATTTACCAAATCAGCTTTCAGGAGGGCAGCAGCAGAGAGTGGCAATAGGCAGAGCATTGGCAGCAAAGCCCAGTATAATATTAGCAGATGAACCCACGGGGAATTTAGACACAAAAACGACAGGTGAAGTAATGAACCTGATAAAAAGTTCTATTAAAAAATATAATCAGACACTTGTATTGATAACACATAATGAAAATATAGCACAAAGTGCAGACAGAATATTATCTATCGTTGAT
- a CDS encoding ABC transporter permease has product MFKLSLQYIKYYKKRTFSVLVAIILSVAVIASIIILGQSANQANIDSIKYDEGSYHAVFTKLDNDQIEKIKKDKSIKDRGFAEYYDSVALTDDFYLNILRADKEYIKLGSSFSGNSFIKEGRYPEKDNEIAVEEWVLNVLGKEPKVGSDLQLKLEDRRETKTYKLVGILKDRPEFKRSMTLQAFLPISDDFKGNRNISMVTFKDENNINKLTSLLAKKLNVKSDDIVKNTTLIEAYGKLNNIYKNNIFSLLVILVASFIVIYGIYSISILQRISEYGILLAIGSSRKQLIEITLYELLILSTMGVPIGIILGLIGSKLLSGLVGNVFTEGAVNISRLVITKEAFIIPVIVTAAVILLIVIAVYITISKISPIEAIRKNLGLREKCNKKIYKKVASGKNLSIYSIVTIRNILSNSRSFIMIILSISIAGILFINASYLSFLEERQVDNIADSIGYNSDYKINLVPGAKKTDGLSSKELERIRSLNGVRDLSAIQVIYSRLMLSSEHISEPMYFENLNSTPYIKDLMNGMLVKNLKATDKLEEYILKDNMYGYDDKSLAKLRKYLVKGKIDIDRMKKENLAIVRIPNPINTENKRPYVANFKVGDKIRVAFSNKGTNSEESWKINYNDDSYEYKEYTVVAIVNNLLDYDNYYTVNNSVDVVLSSDIFKKDTGITQYKIISINKERGVNHNVLYKKIKSIIDKKPGVILRDLDKEIENFNILNENKHRFINAIVMILFIMGVFNIANNIKYNIASRMREFGMLRAVGTTNKSLKEMFLAEGFLYGAISSVVVIIFGVLVQYILYNKYLAIYINPIFKIQYREYLIVIIINFIVTIATTYLSSMNIRKTAVVDMIKNDQ; this is encoded by the coding sequence ATGTTTAAATTATCATTACAATATATCAAATATTACAAAAAAAGGACTTTTTCTGTGTTGGTGGCTATAATCCTAAGTGTTGCTGTTATTGCAAGTATAATAATATTGGGCCAAAGTGCCAACCAGGCAAATATTGATAGCATAAAATATGACGAAGGAAGTTACCATGCGGTTTTTACAAAATTAGACAATGATCAGATAGAGAAAATAAAAAAGGATAAATCAATAAAAGACAGAGGATTTGCAGAGTATTATGATTCGGTTGCCTTAACTGATGATTTTTATTTGAATATTCTAAGGGCAGATAAAGAATACATAAAATTAGGAAGCTCTTTCAGTGGTAATTCATTTATCAAAGAAGGAAGGTATCCAGAGAAAGATAATGAAATTGCTGTTGAAGAGTGGGTCTTAAATGTTCTTGGGAAAGAACCTAAAGTTGGCAGTGACCTGCAACTTAAACTGGAAGACAGAAGGGAAACAAAAACGTATAAATTGGTGGGAATATTGAAAGACAGACCAGAATTTAAAAGAAGTATGACCTTACAGGCATTTTTGCCTATTAGTGACGATTTTAAAGGAAACAGAAATATTTCTATGGTGACATTTAAAGATGAAAACAATATAAATAAATTGACATCTTTACTGGCAAAGAAATTGAATGTGAAGAGCGATGACATAGTTAAAAACACGACGCTAATAGAGGCATATGGGAAATTAAATAATATATATAAAAACAATATTTTTTCATTACTTGTAATATTGGTAGCTTCTTTTATAGTTATATATGGAATATACAGCATATCAATTCTTCAAAGAATATCAGAATACGGAATTTTATTAGCTATAGGTAGCAGTAGAAAGCAATTGATTGAAATAACATTATATGAATTGCTTATATTGAGCACAATGGGTGTCCCTATAGGTATTATATTAGGCCTGATCGGTTCAAAGCTATTAAGCGGTTTAGTTGGAAATGTATTTACTGAAGGAGCTGTCAACATAAGCCGGCTTGTTATAACTAAGGAAGCCTTTATTATACCTGTAATTGTTACAGCAGCCGTCATACTTTTGATTGTTATTGCAGTCTATATAACCATATCAAAGATATCACCTATAGAAGCTATAAGAAAAAATTTAGGACTAAGAGAAAAATGCAATAAAAAAATATATAAAAAAGTAGCCTCAGGGAAAAACCTGTCCATATATTCAATTGTAACTATAAGGAATATTCTTTCTAACAGCAGAAGCTTTATAATGATTATACTATCAATAAGTATTGCAGGTATACTTTTTATAAATGCAAGCTACTTAAGTTTTTTAGAAGAAAGGCAAGTAGACAATATAGCAGATAGCATAGGGTATAATTCCGACTATAAAATAAATCTTGTACCCGGTGCGAAAAAAACCGACGGGCTAAGCAGCAAAGAACTAGAGAGAATAAGGTCATTAAACGGAGTAAGGGATTTATCAGCTATACAGGTAATATATTCAAGACTTATGCTAAGCAGTGAACATATATCAGAACCTATGTACTTCGAAAATTTAAACAGCACTCCATATATAAAAGATTTGATGAATGGAATGTTAGTCAAAAATTTAAAGGCGACGGATAAATTGGAAGAATATATTTTAAAAGATAATATGTACGGTTATGATGATAAATCTCTTGCCAAGTTAAGAAAATATTTGGTAAAAGGTAAAATTGATATTGACAGGATGAAAAAAGAAAATCTTGCCATTGTAAGGATACCCAATCCCATAAATACAGAAAATAAAAGGCCTTACGTTGCAAATTTCAAAGTGGGAGATAAAATAAGAGTTGCTTTTTCAAACAAGGGAACAAATTCTGAGGAAAGCTGGAAAATTAATTATAATGACGATAGCTATGAATATAAAGAATATACTGTGGTGGCAATAGTAAACAATCTGTTGGATTACGATAATTATTATACTGTAAATAACAGCGTTGATGTTGTCCTATCCTCGGATATATTTAAAAAGGATACGGGGATAACTCAGTATAAGATTATAAGCATCAACAAAGAAAGAGGAGTAAATCATAATGTCTTATATAAAAAGATTAAATCAATAATTGATAAGAAACCTGGAGTAATTTTAAGAGATTTAGATAAAGAAATAGAAAATTTTAATATACTGAATGAAAATAAGCACAGATTTATAAATGCAATTGTAATGATACTGTTCATTATGGGAGTATTTAATATAGCAAACAATATTAAATATAATATTGCATCGCGAATGAGAGAGTTTGGCATGTTAAGAGCTGTCGGCACTACAAACAAAAGCCTGAAAGAGATGTTTTTAGCTGAAGGGTTCTTATATGGAGCTATATCAAGTGTAGTAGTAATTATCTTTGGAGTGTTGGTTCAATATATTTTATATAATAAATATTTAGCTATATATATAAATCCCATCTTTAAGATACAATACAGAGAATATTTGATTGTTATCATTATAAATTTTATAGTAACAATTGCAACAACATACCTATCATCTATGAATATAAGAAAAACAGCAGTAGTTGATATGATCAAAAATGATCAATGA
- a CDS encoding ABC transporter permease, whose product MSEAKGMIIKMNKYLFEVISAYIKKYRSRSLAICLGIILCTALIVGVGTLADSAKHANVTKTKYESGIYHVRYNIDIDESKLKMIKNEPNVEKIGISSYYDSTVPDGRIILNIIKANKDYVQLTNSKVIKGRFPVKDDEIAIEEWVLKNMGVNPEPGTKINFNLYGKKTNETYILTGILQDRPRLKSSGQMEAILNLNENDSYKDAQVYVEFDENTDINKDIQNIAEDLKIDNKYVRKNNMLLESLGSSKKIDPTFLLISLIAGVVSLIVILGIFNISILQRLSEYGIMRAVGAGSLQILMLLFYELLTLLLISTPIGIVGGRAGAKFLSSIAGNLFTEGKVDIKNIVLSPRVFLMSIIINLISIIIVTLVTYRSIKRLTLIDSIRKNLNTDIKYKKVLIKTDFLYRILPFSKYISFRNIFRNKKSFYMIILSMCLGSTIFIISNFYAELTAAQINKEAETSKINTDYKIEIIPGTNLSVGIPFEDIQEIKNLEGIEEVKTIQPIYGRMKLKKENIAEPLYFEQINDSPYFKEVLNGLLVKEPNSDEYILKNDIYGYDDKLLKEMKKYVKKGQIDIEKMKKEKIAIIAIPHPMNTKHLSPDVVNLKVGDKITESFRKDGDTGEEFFRMEDANAQFKEEEFTVGAIVEKLIDSSDYYAGNNSVQVVISNDILQKISGFKNYRLIDINVKPGYNSEKLYNQILKIAKRTQGATVLNLSNEKQKIKAFATNQLIFINTIVIVLFAISFLNIINNVSYSLISRVNEFGMIRAVGITNKEFRKMITFEGMTYGIFSSTLSVIFGLTGQVILFKYLGPILITPKFTIDWKIYLFIVIINILLGFSATFIVSKRVKRMSIVESISTIN is encoded by the coding sequence TTGAGCGAAGCGAAAGGAATGATTATAAAAATGAATAAATATCTTTTTGAAGTAATTTCAGCATATATAAAAAAGTATAGATCAAGATCATTAGCTATTTGTCTTGGCATTATCTTATGTACAGCATTAATAGTAGGAGTTGGAACTCTAGCTGATAGTGCCAAGCATGCTAATGTAACTAAAACAAAATATGAAAGCGGAATCTACCATGTTAGGTATAATATCGATATAGATGAATCAAAACTCAAAATGATAAAAAATGAACCGAATGTTGAAAAAATTGGCATCTCTTCATATTACGATTCTACTGTACCTGATGGGCGAATAATTCTAAATATAATAAAGGCAAATAAAGATTATGTACAGTTAACTAATTCTAAGGTAATTAAGGGAAGGTTTCCGGTAAAAGATGATGAAATAGCTATAGAAGAATGGGTTTTAAAAAACATGGGGGTAAATCCGGAGCCAGGTACTAAGATTAATTTCAATTTATATGGGAAAAAGACTAACGAAACATACATTTTAACCGGGATTTTACAAGATAGGCCACGGTTAAAATCATCAGGGCAGATGGAAGCCATCCTTAATCTAAATGAAAATGATTCTTATAAAGATGCACAAGTTTATGTAGAGTTTGATGAAAATACTGACATAAATAAAGATATACAAAACATAGCCGAGGACTTGAAAATAGATAATAAATATGTTAGAAAAAATAATATGCTTCTGGAATCATTAGGAAGCAGCAAAAAAATAGATCCTACTTTTTTATTGATATCACTTATTGCAGGGGTAGTATCATTAATAGTAATTTTAGGCATTTTCAATATATCCATATTACAAAGGCTATCTGAATATGGAATAATGAGGGCAGTTGGAGCAGGTTCCTTACAGATTTTGATGCTGCTTTTTTATGAATTATTAACTTTACTACTTATTAGCACACCAATCGGAATTGTGGGTGGTCGTGCGGGAGCGAAATTTTTAAGCTCAATAGCAGGGAATCTATTCACAGAAGGCAAAGTCGACATAAAAAATATAGTTCTATCTCCGAGAGTTTTCTTGATGTCCATAATAATTAACCTTATTTCTATAATTATAGTTACGTTGGTTACATATAGAAGCATAAAAAGGCTAACGCTTATTGACTCAATAAGAAAAAATTTAAACACGGATATAAAATACAAAAAAGTATTAATTAAGACAGATTTCTTATATAGAATTCTACCATTTTCAAAATACATTTCATTTAGAAACATCTTTAGAAATAAAAAAAGTTTCTATATGATAATTCTATCTATGTGCTTGGGGAGCACTATATTCATAATATCAAATTTTTACGCAGAGCTTACAGCAGCTCAAATAAATAAAGAGGCCGAAACATCAAAGATAAATACCGATTATAAAATAGAAATAATACCCGGTACAAATTTATCAGTGGGTATTCCTTTTGAAGACATTCAAGAAATAAAAAACTTAGAAGGTATAGAAGAAGTTAAAACGATACAGCCGATATACGGGAGAATGAAACTGAAAAAAGAAAATATAGCTGAGCCTTTATATTTTGAACAGATAAATGACTCTCCTTATTTTAAAGAAGTACTTAATGGCCTGCTTGTTAAAGAACCAAATAGTGACGAGTACATATTGAAAAATGATATTTATGGATATGATGATAAGCTTCTTAAAGAGATGAAAAAATATGTAAAAAAAGGACAGATAGACATAGAAAAAATGAAAAAGGAAAAAATTGCTATCATTGCCATACCACATCCAATGAACACTAAACATTTAAGTCCTGATGTGGTGAATTTAAAAGTTGGAGACAAGATAACGGAAAGTTTTAGAAAAGATGGGGATACAGGAGAAGAATTTTTTAGAATGGAAGATGCAAATGCACAATTTAAAGAGGAAGAATTTACTGTGGGAGCAATAGTAGAAAAATTAATAGATTCTTCCGATTATTATGCAGGCAATAATAGTGTTCAAGTTGTCATATCTAACGATATTTTACAGAAAATAAGCGGATTTAAAAATTACAGACTCATTGATATAAATGTAAAACCAGGTTATAACAGTGAAAAATTGTACAATCAGATTTTGAAAATTGCTAAAAGAACACAAGGAGCAACAGTTTTAAATCTAAGCAATGAAAAGCAGAAAATAAAGGCATTTGCGACAAATCAGCTTATATTTATAAATACCATTGTAATAGTACTATTTGCCATAAGCTTCTTAAATATAATCAATAATGTAAGTTACAGTTTAATATCGAGAGTAAATGAGTTTGGCATGATAAGAGCCGTTGGCATTACAAACAAAGAATTCAGAAAGATGATAACTTTTGAAGGTATGACATATGGAATATTTTCAAGCACTTTGTCTGTGATATTTGGACTGACTGGACAGGTGATATTATTTAAATACTTAGGTCCAATTTTAATCACTCCAAAATTTACAATTGATTGGAAAATATATCTTTTCATAGTAATAATAAATATCCTTTTAGGATTTTCAGCTACATTTATTGTATCAAAAAGGGTAAAGCGTATGAGTATAGTAGAATCTATAAGCACAATAAATTAG
- a CDS encoding radical SAM/SPASM domain-containing protein: MNKVMYVTLWVTTDCNLNCRYCYEGINKANKTVNRNIIDQSIEFIMNYFDFQNITEFNLNIHGGEPFLAFDEIKYLVYKFKKIFKRNNINILFAATTNATLFNEEIIEFIVNEIPDITISLDGTKSTHDKMRLFKNGKGSYDIVKKNSLKLLKYLPNLRVRMTFDSNTAYNLYEDVKSLMDLGFRFIVAIPNLYDKNWNTEHINNLEEQIKYIKEYQASFNDTFINLTENKKYFFKTTCNGGKTHFQIYPDGKIYPCIVSAGNDEFQIGDIYNGIDYKKRDNILEKSYQLNQVCHGCKIYNYCDGPRCKIINKLITNNYCIPPYMVCALENLQYKMYAT, encoded by the coding sequence GTGAATAAAGTAATGTATGTAACGTTATGGGTAACAACAGATTGCAATTTAAATTGTAGATATTGCTATGAAGGTATAAATAAGGCTAATAAAACAGTAAATAGAAACATAATTGATCAATCTATTGAGTTTATAATGAATTATTTTGATTTTCAGAATATAACAGAGTTTAATCTAAACATACATGGAGGTGAGCCATTTTTAGCATTTGATGAAATAAAATATTTAGTATATAAATTTAAGAAAATTTTTAAAAGGAATAATATTAATATTTTATTTGCGGCAACTACGAACGCAACTTTATTTAATGAGGAAATAATAGAATTTATTGTAAATGAAATACCGGATATTACTATAAGTTTAGATGGAACTAAAAGTACCCATGATAAGATGCGACTTTTTAAAAATGGAAAAGGCAGTTATGATATAGTTAAAAAAAATAGTTTAAAGTTACTTAAATATTTACCAAATTTAAGGGTACGGATGACCTTTGACAGTAATACAGCATATAATTTATATGAAGATGTAAAATCTTTGATGGACTTAGGATTTAGATTTATAGTAGCGATACCTAACTTATATGATAAGAATTGGAATACTGAACATATAAATAATTTAGAAGAACAAATTAAATACATAAAAGAATATCAGGCGAGTTTTAATGATACGTTTATAAATTTAACTGAAAATAAAAAATATTTTTTCAAGACAACGTGTAATGGAGGTAAAACACATTTTCAAATATATCCTGATGGAAAAATATATCCTTGCATAGTATCAGCGGGTAATGATGAATTTCAAATCGGAGACATATATAATGGTATTGATTATAAAAAGAGGGATAATATACTAGAAAAATCATATCAATTAAATCAAGTTTGTCATGGCTGTAAAATATATAATTATTGTGATGGACCAAGATGTAAAATTATTAATAAGTTAATAACAAATAACTACTGTATTCCACCTTATATGGTTTGCGCGTTAGAAAATTTGCAATATAAAATGTATGCCACTTAA
- a CDS encoding radical SAM/SPASM domain-containing protein → MIYHFSKYTQIVENNNKVVLGNRLNGEWIRISKEVYNILEMGIKNKLSISELINCLYDNDDKNYLKSLYKDMCMLGIIEDDTHQNIAYNKLVSFEMTHRCNLHCIHCCVSADTLNSKDKDLSTEICKDIINKMSKWNPKSIMLSGGEPMVRTDFFELLLYLKSIYNGNIILSTNGLLISEENVDILTKCVTSMSISLDGADEESCSMIRGHGVFNKVIKNIQLLKKNNFKRISVSMTISPKTEHLEGKFYELNKSLGTTPLIRDFSPVGRGRDNYLAFTDDGLDKVFISKKFLSDDYSKPIGVSSCGAGTRELLIRYNGDIYPCMSLSSQKFKLGSILEIKSLSEVVKKTMDFIDFNTVLQSLDYKYKQRCKQCKVNLFCWTCPGSFQEYKGNIKAFEDRCNKLKPILYKRVWESE, encoded by the coding sequence ATGATTTATCACTTTAGTAAATATACACAAATAGTAGAAAATAATAACAAAGTTGTTTTGGGAAATAGATTAAATGGTGAATGGATAAGGATATCTAAGGAAGTATATAATATTTTAGAAATGGGTATAAAAAATAAATTATCCATAAGTGAATTAATTAACTGTTTATATGATAACGATGATAAAAACTACTTAAAATCATTATACAAAGACATGTGCATGCTTGGAATAATTGAAGATGATACTCACCAAAATATTGCTTATAATAAATTAGTATCATTTGAAATGACACATAGATGTAATTTACATTGTATCCATTGCTGCGTTTCGGCTGATACTTTAAATAGCAAGGACAAAGACTTATCTACAGAGATATGCAAAGACATTATTAATAAAATGAGTAAATGGAATCCTAAGTCAATAATGCTAAGTGGTGGTGAGCCCATGGTGAGGACAGATTTTTTTGAATTGTTATTATATTTAAAATCTATTTATAATGGAAATATAATATTATCTACTAATGGGCTTTTAATTAGCGAAGAGAATGTTGACATTTTAACAAAGTGCGTTACTTCTATGTCTATTAGTTTAGATGGTGCAGATGAAGAATCTTGCTCAATGATAAGAGGACACGGGGTATTTAATAAAGTGATAAAAAATATTCAGTTACTAAAAAAGAATAATTTTAAGAGGATAAGTGTTTCAATGACTATAAGTCCGAAAACTGAACATTTAGAAGGTAAATTTTATGAATTGAATAAATCATTAGGAACAACTCCTTTAATTAGAGATTTTTCACCTGTAGGAAGAGGAAGGGACAATTATCTTGCTTTTACTGATGATGGATTAGATAAAGTTTTTATTTCAAAAAAATTTCTTAGCGATGATTATAGTAAACCTATTGGAGTGTCTTCATGTGGAGCAGGGACTAGAGAATTATTAATAAGATATAATGGCGACATATATCCATGTATGTCTCTATCTAGTCAAAAATTCAAATTGGGTAGTATATTGGAAATTAAAAGCTTAAGTGAAGTAGTAAAAAAAACTATGGATTTTATAGATTTCAATACTGTATTACAATCTTTGGATTATAAATACAAACAAAGATGTAAACAATGTAAAGTAAATTTGTTCTGCTGGACATGCCCGGGAAGTTTTCAAGAGTATAAGGGAAATATTAAAGCTTTTGAAGATAGATGTAATAAATTAAAGCCAATATTATATAAAAGAGTTTGGGAGAGTGAATAA
- a CDS encoding helix-turn-helix domain-containing protein has product MGNMQIYEEILYSYKRCVKAGLTSSMTDPAIISRGNDLQIRLKKNMTLIETFKNVVGNILRSLKGKYIFLLTDDEGYLLDTMCHEKILCHINFDCSIGISFTEEAIGTNAISMAMKLKRSVYLEPLYHYCDILKKWHCIAAPIIIDENIIGYLDVSTIERDMTEEMNVVVELLSDKIANEYKNCLKNSELVNKNIDFTDKQIKILIMLAKGYKELTISRELWIKPVTVKYHKKKIIEKLCVKSIQEAIVKATKLNLIDID; this is encoded by the coding sequence ATGGGAAATATGCAAATATATGAAGAAATACTTTATTCATATAAAAGATGCGTAAAAGCAGGGCTTACAAGTTCGATGACGGATCCTGCAATAATTTCAAGAGGAAATGATTTGCAAATCAGATTAAAGAAAAATATGACATTAATTGAGACATTTAAAAATGTTGTTGGCAATATTTTAAGGAGCTTAAAGGGTAAGTACATATTTTTATTAACTGACGATGAAGGATATCTTTTAGATACGATGTGTCATGAGAAAATCCTATGTCACATCAATTTTGACTGTTCAATTGGCATATCTTTTACAGAAGAAGCCATAGGTACAAATGCCATATCAATGGCGATGAAATTAAAAAGATCAGTATATTTAGAACCTCTATATCATTATTGTGATATTCTAAAAAAATGGCATTGCATTGCTGCTCCTATAATTATAGATGAAAATATAATAGGATATTTAGATGTTTCAACGATAGAAAGAGACATGACAGAAGAAATGAATGTGGTTGTCGAACTGCTTTCAGATAAAATTGCTAATGAATATAAAAACTGTTTAAAGAATTCTGAACTAGTAAATAAAAATATAGATTTTACAGACAAACAAATAAAAATATTGATAATGCTTGCAAAAGGCTATAAAGAATTGACAATATCAAGAGAACTTTGGATTAAACCAGTTACCGTAAAATATCATAAGAAGAAAATAATTGAGAAACTATGTGTAAAAAGCATTCAAGAAGCAATAGTAAAGGCAACAAAGTTAAATTTAATAGATATTGATTAA
- a CDS encoding polymorphic toxin type 35 domain-containing protein, whose translation MKNLTRKIVSFILMILMVSNIGISAFASENESSSKNANIDKCNIVITDDGVYINDVYYTQEQFVKLLDTAVVVDKTELKDDNSAMRSVGVQSATGALIAGTWWIPGVGEVVITAAGVVIIGGTVIAAGTWLYKKVVDWFEARAEEKIIDKALKDLDGQPNKQRHIKDPKHNWDKIIKGAITWEKVRNTIEKVMKEGTESRYGSAYKRVLKVGKETVTVTFQKVSDNIWKISDAWVNKE comes from the coding sequence ATGAAAAATTTGACAAGAAAAATTGTTAGTTTTATACTTATGATACTGATGGTATCTAATATAGGCATTTCAGCATTTGCAAGTGAAAATGAATCAAGTTCTAAAAATGCAAATATTGATAAATGTAATATTGTTATTACTGATGACGGCGTATATATTAATGATGTTTATTATACACAAGAACAGTTTGTCAAACTTCTTGATACTGCAGTAGTAGTTGATAAAACTGAATTAAAAGATGATAATAGTGCAATGAGAAGTGTAGGTGTACAAAGTGCTACAGGAGCTCTTATTGCAGGAACATGGTGGATTCCAGGAGTTGGAGAAGTAGTGATTACTGCTGCGGGAGTAGTGATTATAGGTGGTACAGTAATAGCAGCAGGTACCTGGTTGTATAAAAAAGTTGTTGATTGGTTTGAAGCTAGAGCGGAAGAGAAAATAATTGACAAAGCCTTAAAAGATTTAGATGGACAACCAAATAAGCAAAGACATATAAAAGATCCAAAACATAATTGGGATAAAATTATTAAGGGGGCAATTACATGGGAAAAAGTAAGAAATACAATAGAAAAAGTTATGAAAGAAGGAACAGAAAGCAGATACGGTTCTGCATATAAAAGAGTTTTAAAGGTTGGTAAAGAAACAGTAACAGTAACATTTCAAAAAGTAAGCGATAATATATGGAAAATTAGCGATGCATGGGTAAATAAGGAATAA
- a CDS encoding transposase: MELITTALIGKLPDEIQSEFELDETTHEIIKCPKGEKPYKTRYYEKAGVYRASFNKKTCEHCPLREKCGAKLQKKSAYVLITAKTIQRASYLKKMSTEKYSVLQKIRNGVEGIPSILRRKYHVDVIPVRGLVRSKIWFSFKIGAINAKKVLKMAAEMAATLYKNIKIRFILTKSGKNQAKLLLSS; this comes from the coding sequence ATCGAACTAATAACAACAGCTCTTATAGGGAAATTACCAGATGAAATACAAAGCGAATTTGAATTAGATGAAACGACCCATGAAATAATCAAATGTCCAAAAGGAGAAAAACCATACAAAACAAGGTATTATGAAAAAGCTGGAGTATATAGAGCATCCTTCAATAAAAAAACATGTGAACATTGCCCACTAAGAGAAAAATGTGGAGCGAAACTACAAAAGAAATCAGCGTATGTATTAATAACAGCAAAAACAATACAAAGAGCAAGCTATTTAAAAAAGATGTCAACAGAAAAATACAGTGTACTTCAAAAGATAAGAAATGGAGTGGAGGGTATTCCATCAATACTAAGACGAAAATATCATGTAGATGTGATACCTGTAAGGGGATTAGTGCGCTCAAAAATCTGGTTTTCATTCAAAATAGGAGCCATAAATGCAAAAAAAGTACTGAAAATGGCAGCTGAGATGGCTGCGACTTTGTATAAAAATATCAAAATCAGATTTATTCTTACAAAATCAGGTAAAAATCAAGCGAAGTTATTATTATCATCTTAA